A portion of the Eubacterium maltosivorans genome contains these proteins:
- a CDS encoding helix-turn-helix domain-containing protein yields MQQPEKRPELSILAHTPTHLYIAPHLLLRPYIAHYTFCAQGAQPKSHLPEKLTLIPDASGCVVFSYDGRALSGCFWGPTTKTVVVFGDAENIPLRFFIEFLPGGANRLLGLNLKDFTDRREPLELVCPSLSIGIKNAFEQSQRVAYLSNAIDTLLLTALAEMPGNPRPLSPILKHVSCQATVSTAAEKIGYSERHLQRLITEALGMRYKTFTRLTRINLAMQRMEKDPIAFTKLAHTLGYYDQSHFNHDFKAVCGISPTKYYAHMSDFYNESYKF; encoded by the coding sequence ATGCAGCAGCCCGAAAAACGGCCGGAATTATCCATTCTGGCCCACACCCCCACACATCTCTACATCGCGCCTCATCTACTACTAAGGCCTTATATCGCGCATTACACCTTTTGCGCTCAGGGAGCACAGCCCAAAAGCCACCTTCCTGAAAAGCTGACGCTGATTCCCGATGCCAGCGGCTGTGTTGTCTTTTCTTATGACGGCAGAGCCCTGTCCGGCTGTTTCTGGGGCCCTACCACCAAAACGGTGGTGGTTTTCGGCGATGCTGAAAACATCCCACTGCGTTTTTTTATCGAGTTCCTTCCCGGCGGCGCAAATCGGCTTCTGGGGCTGAACCTCAAGGATTTTACAGACCGCAGGGAACCGCTTGAGCTCGTGTGTCCTTCCCTGAGCATTGGGATAAAGAATGCCTTTGAGCAAAGCCAAAGGGTGGCTTACCTCAGCAATGCGATTGACACACTGCTTCTGACCGCCTTAGCGGAAATGCCCGGCAATCCCCGGCCCCTTTCGCCCATTCTGAAGCATGTCAGTTGCCAGGCCACGGTCAGCACCGCAGCTGAAAAAATCGGGTATTCCGAACGCCACCTCCAGCGTCTCATAACAGAAGCTCTGGGAATGCGCTATAAAACCTTTACCCGGCTGACCCGCATCAACCTCGCCATGCAGCGCATGGAAAAAGATCCCATCGCTTTCACAAAGCTCGCGCACACGCTGGGCTACTATGATCAATCGCATTTCAACCATGATTTCAAGGCGGTCTGCGGTATATCACCGACAAAATACTATGCTCACATGTCGGATTTTTACAATGAATCCTACAAGTTTTAG
- a CDS encoding cupin domain-containing protein: protein MFTLHEDEKAYRHGDHGPKYLMMGPTSNFGIVKLLPGNVVSPHYHEIMEENFYILEGTVSMTVNDVESTCSAGDFIHLEPGEIHRLENKGTETVRFVVTTSPWMDHADKIEV, encoded by the coding sequence ATGTTCACACTTCACGAAGACGAAAAAGCGTACCGTCACGGCGATCACGGGCCAAAATACCTGATGATGGGTCCGACCTCAAATTTTGGTATTGTCAAGCTGCTACCTGGCAATGTGGTGTCTCCCCATTACCATGAGATTATGGAAGAAAACTTTTATATACTGGAAGGGACTGTCTCCATGACCGTAAATGATGTCGAAAGCACCTGCTCGGCTGGTGATTTTATTCATTTGGAGCCGGGAGAAATCCATCGTCTTGAAAATAAGGGCACTGAAACGGTTCGTTTTGTGGTTACCACCAGCCCCTGGATGGACCATGCCGATAAAATTGAAGTATAG
- a CDS encoding MerR family transcriptional regulator, whose protein sequence is MFTIGEFSKLGRISPRMLRYYDAMGLLRPTRIGENGYRYYEAAQLETLAEIETLKDYGFALSEIGDLLTLSGQELAVRLHRRRLAAYDEIYTLRKKLRQMEDAMMKMEKCNLLKDQYHVIVMETPAQRVYGIRRKINISETGDLFDDLYKKVNELGLTRCGAAQQVYLSEEFSYESMDVEAQVEVSGEHPDVKVIPARLCVATTHIGPFEGLHNAYDAICSWLAEHPEYKVTGPSVERYLKDVDMVKDEEELETGILFPVQKLQ, encoded by the coding sequence ATGTTCACCATTGGAGAATTTTCAAAGCTGGGGCGTATTTCACCGCGTATGCTCCGGTATTATGACGCCATGGGGTTGCTTCGGCCCACCCGTATTGGTGAAAATGGCTACCGTTATTACGAAGCCGCGCAGCTGGAAACCCTGGCGGAGATCGAGACACTGAAGGACTACGGCTTCGCCCTGTCTGAAATCGGCGATCTGCTCACGCTGTCCGGGCAGGAGCTGGCTGTAAGACTCCACCGCAGGCGGTTGGCGGCCTATGATGAAATATATACCCTCAGAAAAAAGCTCCGTCAGATGGAGGACGCCATGATGAAAATGGAAAAATGCAATTTGTTAAAGGACCAGTATCACGTTATTGTAATGGAAACACCAGCGCAGCGGGTTTACGGTATCCGCCGGAAAATTAACATCAGTGAAACCGGAGACCTGTTTGATGATCTGTATAAAAAAGTCAATGAGCTGGGGCTTACGCGCTGCGGCGCAGCGCAGCAGGTTTATCTGAGTGAGGAATTCAGCTATGAAAGTATGGATGTCGAGGCTCAGGTAGAGGTAAGCGGTGAACACCCGGATGTTAAAGTCATACCGGCGCGCCTGTGTGTTGCCACTACCCATATCGGCCCCTTTGAGGGCCTGCACAACGCTTATGACGCAATCTGCTCGTGGCTGGCCGAGCACCCGGAATACAAAGTAACCGGCCCCTCGGTCGAACGCTACCTGAAGGATGTGGATATGGTTAAAGATGAGGAGGAGCTGGAAACAGGGATTTTATTTCCAGTACAAAAGCTGCAGTAA